The following proteins come from a genomic window of Anabrus simplex isolate iqAnaSimp1 chromosome 7, ASM4041472v1, whole genome shotgun sequence:
- the LOC136876999 gene encoding ankyrin repeat, PH and SEC7 domain containing protein secG isoform X2, which produces MANFKEKQNCELMGAILRKDPIAVHELVQRGADLHQRGYDGETLLHTAAKLGHPSCVLALIDEGLNVNIRTKSGDTPLHRAATSSSTCVKAMIGKGADVNACDELGYTPLHRAVDTNKPNCVRVLIQSGSNPEHKDNEGFLPLHLAVYNEFDQCLKVLIKSGANINATDDLGFTALHMAAGRGYTMGVKILVKRGADINAQGRRGCRSLQFLVENSHPQCRRMILKLERRKNKRNNETGIIVNPEACAMCSLPFKFVGKKDNYEGISVLHIAVLELKSHCVKILLRNGANVNAVDVHGFSPLHVATAKNYIELVKVLVDAGANINKATDDGLTPLMLAAKNNFVDCLKAILSAGAKVDLENGSTALGYAAIEGHEECVRILISYGANINAVNELGETILFSTAKKAQFACIKILLSHDALMWWPPPAMKVYEKESRG; this is translated from the coding sequence ATGGCCAACTTCAAGGAAAAACAGAACTGCGAGCTGATGGGTGCCATCCTGAGGAAGGATCCTATTGCAGTCCATGAGTTGGTGCAGCGTGGAGCAGACTTACATCAGCGTGGGTATGATGGAGAGACACTGCTACACACGGCTGCCAAATTGGGTCACCCTTCGTGTGTCCTGGCTCTGATAGATGAAGGATTGAATGTGAATATTCGGACAAAATCGGGTGACACTCCCTTACATCGTGCAGCTACCTCTTCGTCAACTTGTGTTAAGGCAATGATAGGCAAAGGGGCGGATGTTAATGCTTGTGATGAATTAGGATATACTCCTTTGCACAGAGCTGTTGATACTAATAAGCCAAATTGTGTCAGAGTTCTAATTCAGTCTGGATCTAACCCTGAACATAAAGATAATGAAGGATTTCTCCCATTACATTTGGCAGTTTATAATGAATTTGATCAGTGCCTTAAAGTGCTAATAAAATCTGGAGCAAATATTAATGCTACTGATGATCTAGGGTTCACAGCTTTACACATGGCAGCAGGCCGAGGCTACACAATGGGAGTTAAGATTCTTGTGAAAAGAGGTGCAGATATTAATGCCCAAGGTAGGAGAGGTTGCAGATCATTGCAGTTTTTAGTTGAAAACTCTCACCCTCAGTGTAGACGGATGATACTGAAACTTGAGAGACGAAAGAATAAACGTAATAATGAAACAGGTATTATTGTTAATCCGGAGGCGTGCGCCATGTGTAGTTTGCCTTTCAAGTTTGTTGGGAAAAAAGATAACTATGAGGGAATCAGTGTGCTTCATATTGCAGTGTTGGAACTGAAGAGCCattgtgtgaaaattttgctcCGCAATGGAGCTAATGTGAATGCAGTAGATGTGCATGGATTCTCACCCCTTCATGTGGCTACTGCAAAGAACTATATTGAGTTAGTAAAAGTGTTGGTAGATGCTGGTGCTAATATAAACAAAGCTACTGATGATGGTTTAACTCCTCTTATGTTAGCTGCCAAGAATAATTTTGTTGATTGTTTGAAAGCCATCCTCAGTGCAGGAGCTAAAGTGGACTTGGAAAATGGGTCTACCGCTCTTGGCTATGCAGCCATTGAGGGACATGAGGAATGTGTTCGGATTTTAATAAGCTATGGAGCAAATATCAATGCTGTAAATGAACTCGGAGAGACGATCTTGTTCTCTACAGCAAAGAAAGCTCAGTTTGCTTGTATTAAGATATTATTGTCACATGATGCTCTCATGTGGTGGCCTCCACCTGCGATGAAAGTATATGAGAAAGAATCTAGAGGTTAA
- the LOC136876999 gene encoding ankyrin repeat, PH and SEC7 domain containing protein secG isoform X1 produces the protein MLNLGLLELKMANFKEKQNCELMGAILRKDPIAVHELVQRGADLHQRGYDGETLLHTAAKLGHPSCVLALIDEGLNVNIRTKSGDTPLHRAATSSSTCVKAMIGKGADVNACDELGYTPLHRAVDTNKPNCVRVLIQSGSNPEHKDNEGFLPLHLAVYNEFDQCLKVLIKSGANINATDDLGFTALHMAAGRGYTMGVKILVKRGADINAQGRRGCRSLQFLVENSHPQCRRMILKLERRKNKRNNETGIIVNPEACAMCSLPFKFVGKKDNYEGISVLHIAVLELKSHCVKILLRNGANVNAVDVHGFSPLHVATAKNYIELVKVLVDAGANINKATDDGLTPLMLAAKNNFVDCLKAILSAGAKVDLENGSTALGYAAIEGHEECVRILISYGANINAVNELGETILFSTAKKAQFACIKILLSHDALMWWPPPAMKVYEKESRG, from the exons atgctgaacctag GATTATTGGAACTGAAAATGGCCAACTTCAAGGAAAAACAGAACTGCGAGCTGATGGGTGCCATCCTGAGGAAGGATCCTATTGCAGTCCATGAGTTGGTGCAGCGTGGAGCAGACTTACATCAGCGTGGGTATGATGGAGAGACACTGCTACACACGGCTGCCAAATTGGGTCACCCTTCGTGTGTCCTGGCTCTGATAGATGAAGGATTGAATGTGAATATTCGGACAAAATCGGGTGACACTCCCTTACATCGTGCAGCTACCTCTTCGTCAACTTGTGTTAAGGCAATGATAGGCAAAGGGGCGGATGTTAATGCTTGTGATGAATTAGGATATACTCCTTTGCACAGAGCTGTTGATACTAATAAGCCAAATTGTGTCAGAGTTCTAATTCAGTCTGGATCTAACCCTGAACATAAAGATAATGAAGGATTTCTCCCATTACATTTGGCAGTTTATAATGAATTTGATCAGTGCCTTAAAGTGCTAATAAAATCTGGAGCAAATATTAATGCTACTGATGATCTAGGGTTCACAGCTTTACACATGGCAGCAGGCCGAGGCTACACAATGGGAGTTAAGATTCTTGTGAAAAGAGGTGCAGATATTAATGCCCAAGGTAGGAGAGGTTGCAGATCATTGCAGTTTTTAGTTGAAAACTCTCACCCTCAGTGTAGACGGATGATACTGAAACTTGAGAGACGAAAGAATAAACGTAATAATGAAACAGGTATTATTGTTAATCCGGAGGCGTGCGCCATGTGTAGTTTGCCTTTCAAGTTTGTTGGGAAAAAAGATAACTATGAGGGAATCAGTGTGCTTCATATTGCAGTGTTGGAACTGAAGAGCCattgtgtgaaaattttgctcCGCAATGGAGCTAATGTGAATGCAGTAGATGTGCATGGATTCTCACCCCTTCATGTGGCTACTGCAAAGAACTATATTGAGTTAGTAAAAGTGTTGGTAGATGCTGGTGCTAATATAAACAAAGCTACTGATGATGGTTTAACTCCTCTTATGTTAGCTGCCAAGAATAATTTTGTTGATTGTTTGAAAGCCATCCTCAGTGCAGGAGCTAAAGTGGACTTGGAAAATGGGTCTACCGCTCTTGGCTATGCAGCCATTGAGGGACATGAGGAATGTGTTCGGATTTTAATAAGCTATGGAGCAAATATCAATGCTGTAAATGAACTCGGAGAGACGATCTTGTTCTCTACAGCAAAGAAAGCTCAGTTTGCTTGTATTAAGATATTATTGTCACATGATGCTCTCATGTGGTGGCCTCCACCTGCGATGAAAGTATATGAGAAAGAATCTAGAGGTTAA